From the genome of Bos indicus x Bos taurus breed Angus x Brahman F1 hybrid chromosome 14, Bos_hybrid_MaternalHap_v2.0, whole genome shotgun sequence, one region includes:
- the ZHX2 gene encoding zinc fingers and homeoboxes protein 2, whose product MASKRKSTTPCMVRTSQVVEQDVPEEADRAKEKGIGVPQPETAKDTWAAEPENSSKENEVIEVKSTGENQSKKLQGGYECKYCPYSTQNLNEFTEHVDMQHPNVILNPLYVCAECNFTTKKYDSLSDHNSKFHPGETNFKLKLIKRNNQTVLEQSIDATNHIVSITTSGPGSGDGDAGISVSKTPIMKPGKPKADAKKVPKKPEEATPENHVEGTARLVTDAAEILSRLGGVELLQDSLGHVMPSVQLPPNINLVPKVPVPLNTTKYNSALDTNATMINSFNKFPYPTQAELSWLTAASKHPEEHIRIWFATQRLKHGISWSPEEVEEARKKMFNGTIQSVPPTITVLPAQLAPTKMSQPILQTALPCQILGQTSLVLTQVTSGPATVSCSPITLAVAGVTNHGQKRPLVTPQAAPEPKRPHVAQVPEPPPKVANPSLTPASDRKKTKEQIAHLKASFLQSQFPDDAEVYRLIEVTGLARSEIKKWFSDHRYRCQRGIVHITSESLAKDQLALAASRHGRTYHAYPDFAPQKFKEKTQGQVKILEDSFLKSSFPTQAELDRLRVETKLSRREIDSWFSERRKLRDSMEQAVLDSMGSGKKGPDAAAPNGALSRLDQLSSAQLASSLPSPSPAITKSQEQVHLLRSTFARTQWPTPQEYDQLAAKTGLVRTEIVRWFKENRCLLKTGTLKWLEQYQPQHVVDDHGYDTPSRKVVKTVITENPKNGSEGGHQYYKDPKKLCDEDLEKPGPRGKAGGEQVKDNLPAKPSEATSDRSEGNSRDGQASDENEESGVVDWVEVTVGEEDAASDRSDSWSQTAAEGAGELADSDSDSGPAEASQA is encoded by the coding sequence ATGGCAAGCAAACGAAAATCCACCACCCCGTGCATGGTTCGGACATCACAAGTGGTAGAACAAGATGTGCCCGAGGAAGCAGACAGGGCCAAAGAGAAAGGAATTGGCGTGCCACAGCCTGAAACGGCCAAGGATACTTGGGCAGCGGAACCTGAAAActcttccaaagaaaatgaagtgaTAGAGGTGAAATCTACAGGGGAAAACCAATCCAAAAAGCTCCAAGGTGGTTACGAATGCAAATACTGCCCCTACTCCACGCAGAACCTGAACGAGTTCACGGAGCACGTTGACATGCAACACCCCAATGTGATCCTCAACCCCCTCTACGTGTGTGCCGAATGTAACTTCACAACCAAAAAGTACGACTCCTTGTCTGACCACAACTCCAAGTTCCATCCCGGGGAGACCAACTTCAAGCTGAAGCTCATCAAGCGCAATAATCAGACCGTCTTGGAGCAGTCCATCGACGCCACCAACCACATCGTGTCCATCACCACCAGCGGCCCCGGAAGCGGGGATGGTGACGCCGGGATCTCAGTGAGTAAAACCCCCATCATGAAGCCAGGGAAACCAAAAGCCGATGCCAAGAAGGTGCCCAAGAAGCCGGAGGAGGCCACCCCCGAGAACCATGTGGAAGGGACCGCCCGCCTGGTGACAGATGCCGCTGAGATCCTCTCGAGACTCGGGGGCGTGGAGCTCCTTCAGGACTCGCTAGGACACGTCATGCCTTCTGTCCAGCTCCCACCAAATATCAACCTTGTCCCCAAGGTCCCCGTCCCGCTGAACACTACCAAATACAACTCTGCCCTGGATACCAACGCCACCATGATCAACTCCTTCAACAAGTTCCCCTACCCAACCCAAGCAGAGCTGTCCTGGCTGACGGCGGCTTCCAAACACCCGGAAGAGCACATCAGAATCTGGTTTGCCACCCAGCGCTTAAAGCACGGCATCAGCTGGTCCccggaggaggtggaggaggcccGGAAGAAGATGTTCAACGGCACCATCCAGTCCGTCCCCCCGACGATCACCGTGCTGCCTGCCCAGTTGGCCCCCACGAAGATGTCACAGCCCATCCTCCAGACGGCTCTCCCATGCCAGATCCTCGGCCAGACCAGCCTGGTGCTGACTCAGGTGACCAGCGGGCCAGCGACCGTCTCCTGCTCCCCCATCACACTTGCTGTGGCTGGAGTGACCAACCATGGCCAGAAGAGACCTCTAGTAACTCCCCAGGCTGCCCCCGAGCCCAAGCGCCCCCACGTCGCTCAAGTGCCAGAGCCCCCACCCAAGGTGGCCAACCCCTCGCTGACCCCAGCCAGCGACCGCAAAAAGACCAAGGAACAGATAGCGCACCTAAAGGCAAGCTTCCTGCAGAGCCAGTTCCCCGACGACGCTGAGGTCTACCGGCTCATCGAGGTGACCGGCCTCGCCAGGAGCGAGATCAAGAAGTGGTTCAGTGACCACCGGTACCGGTGTCAACGGGGCATCGTCCACATCACCAGCGAATCCCTCGCCAAAGACCAGCTGGCTCTCGCTGCCTCCCGCCACGGCCGCACATACCACGCATACCCAGACTTCGCCCCACAGAAGTTCAAAGAGAAAACCCAAGGTCAGGTGAAGATCCTGGAAGACAGCTTTCTGAAAAGCTCTTTCCCAACCCAAGCAGAACTGGACAGGCTGCGGGTGGAGACGAAGCTGAGCCGGAGAGAGATCGACTCCTGGTTCTCAGAGAGGCGCAAGCTTCGGGACAGCATGGAGCAGGCCGTCCTGGATTCCATGGGGTCCGGCAAGAAAGGGCCAGACGCGGCGGCCCCCAACGGTGCTCTGTCCAGACTTGACCAGCTCTCCAGTGCCCAGCTGGCCAGCTCTCTGCCCAGCCCCTCACCAGCGATTACAAAAAGTCAAGAACAGGTTCATCTCCTGAGAAGCACGTTTGCCCGAACCCAGTGGCCGACCCCGCAGGAGTATGACCAGCTGGCGGCCAAGACCGGCCTGGTGCGAACTGAAATCGTGCGCTGGTTCAAGGAGAACAGATGCTTGCTCAAAACTGGAACCTTGAAGTGGCTAGAGCAGTACCAGCCACAGCACGTGGTGGACGATCACGGCTATGACACCCCGTCGAGGAAAGTGGTCAAGACCGTCATCACCGAGAACCCGAAGAATGGGAGTGAGGGGGGTCATCAGTACTACAAGGACCCCAAAAAGCTCTGTGACGAGGACCTGGAGAAGCCGGGACCCAGAGGGAAGGCAGGTGGCGAGCAGGTGAAAGACAATTTGCCGGCAAAGCCCTCGGAGGCCACGTCGGACAGGTCGGAGGGCAACAGCCGGGACGGCCAGGCCAGCGACGAGAACGAGGAGTCGGGTGTCGTGGATTGGGTGGAGGTGACGGTTGGAGAGGAGGACGCTGCCTCCGACAGGTCAGACAGCTGGAGTCAGACGGCAGCGGAAGGCGCAGGGGAGCTGGCTGACTCGGACTCGGACAGCGGCCCGGCGGAGGCCAGCCAGGCCTAG